Proteins encoded by one window of Patescibacteria group bacterium:
- a CDS encoding polyribonucleotide nucleotidyltransferase — protein sequence MAKVEEYKVHRYEVDFAGEKLVFETGKLAGLAEGAITLTYGETVVLATAVVADDTREGVDFFPLLVDYEERFYAAGKISGSRFIKREGRPSEAAILAARKIDRPIRPLFPKTYRNDVQVVVTVLSYDGVHEPDAISIIAASTALLMTKAPYKGPVGAVNVSLVDGKLKVCPTEDEIEASDLFLTVAAAKDRVMMLETESNEIPEEQIFEGIKLAVDSIQPVLDIQKKIGAEHRKIVTEEEKGFAPDPFVAIHAEVHNLVADRLRAELRALDKESREKTIKAFEQEILQTFEGTYKQIDLKGAFAKVVNNEVRESILEHDSRPDGRGMEEIRPLHIEIGLLPRTHGSGLFARGESQSLTVATLGSPGMEQLIDTMGEDTTKRFMHHYNFPPFSTGEVRPVRGASRREIGHGYLAEKALKPMIPSSEEFPYTIRLVSEILSSNGSTSMAATCGSTLALMDAGVPIKKPVAGIAMGLVTNEDASVYKILTDLQGLEDFSGDMDFKVAGTRDGVTAIQMDTKIEGLTMDIVRDTLAQAKKARLEILDEIAKVMPAPKAEMSKYAPRIESIKINPDKIGELIGPGGKNVKKIVEDCGGKEIISIDIEDDGTVLVSSTDQEMGAKAISQIKAMMREVQPGEIITGEIIDIKKDRMSGKEIGAIVQITPKIDGMIHISQISDKRIEKVSDVLKVGQMVTAKVIEVDPMKGRISLSMKALAGNN from the coding sequence ATGGCGAAGGTAGAAGAGTATAAGGTCCATCGTTACGAGGTGGATTTTGCCGGTGAGAAACTAGTGTTCGAAACGGGGAAATTAGCAGGGCTTGCGGAGGGCGCAATTACACTTACGTATGGCGAGACGGTTGTTTTAGCAACTGCAGTGGTTGCCGATGATACCCGCGAAGGAGTTGATTTCTTTCCGCTTCTCGTTGATTACGAAGAGCGATTTTATGCTGCAGGAAAAATTTCCGGTAGCCGTTTTATTAAGCGTGAAGGAAGGCCCTCTGAGGCGGCAATTCTTGCAGCGCGCAAAATTGACCGGCCAATCCGCCCTCTATTCCCAAAAACTTATAGAAATGATGTCCAGGTTGTCGTGACAGTTCTTTCCTACGATGGCGTTCATGAGCCTGATGCAATCTCAATCATTGCCGCATCCACGGCACTTTTGATGACCAAGGCTCCATATAAGGGACCTGTCGGAGCGGTAAATGTCTCGCTTGTTGATGGCAAACTCAAGGTTTGCCCGACAGAGGATGAAATCGAAGCATCTGACCTATTTCTGACAGTTGCTGCCGCAAAGGACAGAGTAATGATGCTTGAAACCGAATCAAATGAAATTCCGGAAGAACAAATTTTTGAGGGAATCAAGCTTGCGGTTGATTCAATTCAGCCTGTTCTTGATATTCAGAAAAAGATTGGTGCGGAACACAGGAAAATTGTTACTGAAGAGGAAAAGGGATTTGCACCCGATCCGTTTGTAGCAATTCATGCAGAGGTTCATAATTTGGTTGCAGATAGGTTGCGAGCCGAGCTTCGGGCGCTTGACAAGGAATCGCGCGAAAAAACGATCAAGGCCTTTGAACAGGAGATACTACAGACCTTTGAGGGAACGTACAAACAGATTGACTTAAAGGGTGCCTTTGCCAAAGTTGTGAACAACGAAGTGCGAGAGAGTATACTTGAACATGACTCACGCCCCGATGGACGAGGTATGGAAGAAATCAGGCCATTGCATATTGAAATTGGCCTTCTTCCACGCACTCACGGATCAGGCCTTTTTGCCCGCGGAGAGTCTCAATCATTGACCGTCGCTACGCTTGGATCTCCCGGCATGGAACAATTGATTGACACGATGGGAGAAGATACCACGAAGAGATTTATGCACCACTATAATTTCCCGCCATTCTCCACCGGCGAGGTTCGCCCCGTTCGCGGTGCCTCCAGGCGTGAAATTGGCCATGGTTATTTGGCAGAAAAAGCCTTAAAGCCAATGATCCCATCAAGCGAAGAGTTTCCTTATACTATTAGACTAGTCTCGGAAATCCTTTCATCCAATGGCTCAACATCGATGGCGGCAACTTGCGGCTCGACCTTGGCGCTTATGGATGCCGGCGTTCCGATCAAGAAACCGGTTGCTGGTATTGCCATGGGTTTGGTCACAAATGAAGACGCATCTGTATATAAAATCCTTACCGACCTTCAGGGACTTGAAGATTTTTCTGGCGACATGGATTTCAAGGTTGCCGGAACTCGCGATGGTGTGACAGCGATCCAGATGGATACCAAGATTGAGGGATTGACTATGGATATCGTCCGCGACACGCTAGCACAGGCAAAAAAGGCCCGGCTTGAGATTCTCGACGAAATAGCCAAAGTCATGCCTGCGCCAAAGGCAGAAATGTCCAAGTATGCTCCTAGAATTGAATCGATCAAAATCAATCCTGACAAGATAGGAGAGCTTATTGGCCCGGGCGGCAAGAATGTCAAGAAGATTGTCGAAGATTGCGGTGGCAAAGAAATCATCAGTATCGATATCGAAGACGACGGTACGGTGCTTGTCTCCTCAACTGATCAAGAGATGGGCGCCAAAGCAATCTCGCAAATCAAGGCGATGATGCGTGAGGTTCAGCCAGGCGAAATCATCACCGGGGAAATCATCGATATCAAGAAGGACAGGATGTCTGGAAAAGAGATTGGTGCAATTGTCCAAATCACCCCGAAGATCGACGGCATGATTCACATCTCGCAAATCTCCGACAAACGAATCGAAAAGGTTTCTGATGTTCTCAAAGTTGGACAGATGGTCACTGCCAAAGTGATTGAAGTCGACCCAATGAAGGGCAGGATTTCACTTTCAATGAAAGCATTGGCCGGAAATAACTAA
- the rpsO gene encoding 30S ribosomal protein S15, with translation MAEVKKNTKKAGEKVDLIKKYRSHKDDTGSVEVQVAVLTKKVSDLTKHLKEHKKDFDSRRGLLSMVGKRRRLLNYLKKSDEKKYEKLISDLGLRK, from the coding sequence ATGGCAGAAGTAAAGAAAAACACGAAGAAGGCAGGGGAAAAGGTTGATCTGATTAAGAAATACAGATCGCATAAAGACGATACAGGTTCAGTAGAGGTACAGGTCGCAGTTTTGACCAAAAAGGTTTCTGATCTTACCAAGCATTTAAAGGAGCACAAGAAAGATTTTGATTCCCGCCGCGGTCTTCTTTCGATGGTTGGTAAAAGACGAAGACTTCTGAATTATCTGAAAAAGTCAGATGAGAAGAAATACGAGAAGCTTATTTCCGATTTAGGTTTACGGAAATAA
- the purN gene encoding phosphoribosylglycinamide formyltransferase: protein MLNFLSAWCYNFFEAFLLTDYGRRIVMNKLLLGVLISGGGTNLQKIIDRIGDGTLCAEVAVVISNKTDAYGLERARNAGIRAVFLDPKSFSSKHEFDQAIAEELQHSGVQLVVMAGYMRLLGKEVLDAFPGKVINLHPALLPSFKGEHGIADAFAYGVKVTGVTVHFADGEYDTGPIIAQTPIAVLEDDTVESLEQRIHDAEYKILPRVIQLFSEGRVKIDGRRIHIDQR from the coding sequence ATGTTGAATTTTCTCTCCGCCTGGTGCTACAATTTTTTTGAGGCGTTTCTACTCACAGACTACGGAAGGAGAATTGTCATGAACAAGCTGTTGTTGGGCGTCTTGATCTCAGGAGGGGGCACCAACCTCCAAAAGATCATTGATCGTATCGGGGATGGCACCCTTTGTGCTGAGGTCGCTGTAGTGATCTCGAACAAAACCGATGCTTACGGCCTCGAACGTGCCAGAAATGCTGGCATTCGGGCTGTATTCCTTGACCCGAAAAGCTTCTCCAGCAAGCACGAGTTCGACCAGGCAATAGCCGAGGAACTTCAGCACTCAGGCGTTCAGCTCGTGGTTATGGCCGGATACATGAGGCTGCTCGGCAAGGAAGTCCTCGACGCCTTCCCGGGCAAGGTAATCAATCTTCATCCCGCTCTGCTGCCCTCATTCAAGGGGGAGCACGGGATTGCGGATGCCTTCGCCTATGGGGTTAAGGTCACCGGGGTAACCGTGCATTTCGCCGATGGCGAGTATGACACTGGCCCCATTATCGCGCAAACGCCAATCGCTGTGCTTGAGGACGACACAGTGGAGTCGCTCGAGCAGCGCATTCATGATGCTGAGTACAAGATCCTACCTCGAGTCATCCAGTTATTCTCGGAGGGCCGCGTCAAGATCGATGGTCGCCGCATTCACATCGACCAGAGGTAA
- the lepB gene encoding signal peptidase I has protein sequence MNSSISKLLYGGGIFFDILKWLILVVIVVTIINSYWYSIFLVDGVSMETSFMNKQMMLSDKSFYRGEADPERGEVVIVKYPGDPQNKQYLKRVIGLPTEKVVIAKNKVYINGKALEESYISPGTEIFPSGTWTLKNNEYFLMGDNRPQSNDSRYFGPVEKRFFVGKAIFMIYPVFQGVGLPRYNI, from the coding sequence ATGAATTCATCGATTTCAAAATTGTTGTATGGCGGGGGTATTTTTTTTGATATCTTGAAATGGTTAATTTTAGTCGTTATCGTCGTAACGATAATAAACTCATACTGGTACTCGATATTTCTTGTTGACGGGGTGTCGATGGAAACGAGCTTCATGAATAAGCAAATGATGCTATCTGACAAAAGTTTTTATCGCGGAGAGGCTGACCCGGAGAGAGGAGAAGTAGTAATTGTTAAGTATCCTGGCGATCCGCAAAACAAACAATATTTAAAAAGAGTAATCGGCCTGCCGACGGAAAAGGTGGTGATCGCCAAAAATAAAGTTTATATCAACGGAAAAGCTCTCGAAGAATCATATATTTCGCCTGGGACAGAGATTTTTCCATCCGGCACGTGGACGCTGAAAAATAATGAATATTTTTTAATGGGCGACAATCGGCCCCAATCAAATGATTCGAGATATTTCGGCCCGGTGGAAAAACGATTTTTTGTTGGCAAAGCGATATTTATGATTTACCCGGTTTTTCAAGGAGTTGGATTGCCGAGATATAATATTTGA
- a CDS encoding bifunctional oligoribonuclease/PAP phosphatase NrnA: MTRIKEAKKILILTHKDPDGDALGSSLALLSFFKNIGKEAISVCNEPTPEVFNFLPNVSEISRDFAGVRDFVISLSTKDVKADKIMYKVSDDKLNIIISPKSGVFTKEMVEFPEGGFNFDLIIVLDSPDLERLGTPFEKNPDLFYETPVINIDHHSGNDYFGQVNLVDVTSTSTAEILVSLLEALSPEKSPFDEKIATLLLTGIVTDTGSFQNTNTTPKSLTVAAQLVAAGAKRDEIIKNIYKTRPLSTLRLWGRALANIHDEKDYGFVWSSLSANDYVEVGAAESESGGVIDELLKTVSGAKFVLLLSEKGGILNGSLRSVEKGVDVSAIAKLFSGGGHSQAAGFEVSDVTLENGSSAIIQKIREYTKEMNGKLVQPVEQPKTN; the protein is encoded by the coding sequence GTGACGAGAATTAAGGAGGCGAAAAAGATTTTAATTCTCACCCACAAGGATCCTGATGGAGATGCTCTTGGCAGCTCTCTGGCGCTTTTGTCATTCTTCAAAAACATCGGCAAGGAAGCAATTTCCGTCTGCAACGAGCCTACTCCGGAGGTCTTCAATTTTTTGCCAAATGTCTCCGAAATTTCCCGTGATTTTGCCGGTGTTCGCGATTTTGTTATCTCCCTTTCGACCAAGGATGTGAAAGCTGACAAAATAATGTATAAGGTTTCTGATGATAAGCTCAATATTATCATTTCGCCGAAATCGGGCGTATTTACGAAAGAGATGGTTGAATTTCCGGAAGGGGGCTTCAATTTTGATCTTATTATAGTATTGGATTCTCCAGATCTCGAACGGTTGGGCACGCCATTTGAAAAAAATCCCGATCTGTTTTATGAGACACCGGTCATAAACATTGATCATCATTCCGGCAATGATTATTTTGGCCAAGTGAACTTGGTCGATGTGACATCAACCTCAACTGCAGAGATATTGGTTTCTTTGTTGGAAGCACTATCGCCGGAAAAATCGCCATTCGATGAAAAGATTGCCACCCTTTTACTTACCGGAATAGTCACCGATACCGGCTCGTTCCAAAATACGAATACAACTCCGAAATCGCTTACTGTCGCAGCCCAGTTGGTAGCAGCTGGTGCCAAGCGCGACGAAATTATCAAAAATATTTATAAAACACGGCCTCTTTCAACACTACGACTTTGGGGCCGAGCACTCGCCAATATCCACGACGAAAAAGATTATGGCTTTGTCTGGAGTTCTCTTTCTGCCAATGATTATGTTGAAGTGGGTGCAGCTGAGTCTGAATCTGGTGGAGTGATCGACGAGCTTTTGAAAACCGTTTCTGGCGCCAAATTTGTTCTTTTACTCTCTGAAAAAGGCGGAATTTTGAACGGCTCGCTTCGTTCAGTCGAAAAAGGTGTCGACGTTTCTGCTATAGCGAAACTATTTTCTGGGGGCGGCCATTCGCAAGCTGCCGGTTTCGAAGTGTCTGATGTTACGCTTGAGAACGGCTCGTCGGCCATTATTCAAAAAATTCGGGAATACACGAAAGAGATGAACGGTAAACTGGTTCAGCCAGTAGAACAACCGAAGACGAATTAA
- a CDS encoding uracil-DNA glycosylase: MNKKEELDIIAGEVSKCALCPLSKSRTNTVPGSGDPDADILFVGEAPGEKEDLAGIPFCGAAGKFLDEMLASIGLTREKVFILNTVKCRPPGNRDPEDTEKEACKSYLNRQLEIIKPKLIVCLGRHSCNTFIPAAGGISKLHGKAVKRPNGQVYFALYHPAAALHNGGLRGTLMDDFKKVPAVLKKIKEQETKGNIKPDNDDKPIQTKLI, encoded by the coding sequence ATGAATAAGAAAGAAGAACTCGATATTATTGCAGGTGAAGTTTCTAAGTGTGCACTATGCCCACTTTCGAAATCAAGGACTAATACTGTTCCTGGAAGCGGAGACCCCGACGCTGACATACTTTTTGTTGGCGAAGCGCCGGGGGAGAAGGAAGATCTGGCAGGCATCCCTTTTTGCGGAGCCGCCGGAAAATTCTTAGACGAAATGCTAGCCTCTATTGGCCTCACACGTGAAAAAGTTTTTATTCTAAACACGGTAAAATGTAGACCCCCGGGAAATCGGGATCCGGAAGATACGGAGAAAGAGGCTTGCAAATCGTATCTTAATCGTCAACTTGAAATTATAAAACCCAAACTCATCGTTTGCCTCGGCCGGCACTCATGCAATACATTTATACCGGCAGCAGGTGGGATTTCTAAGCTCCATGGCAAAGCGGTCAAACGGCCGAATGGCCAAGTTTACTTCGCCCTCTACCACCCGGCGGCAGCCCTGCACAATGGCGGATTGCGAGGCACGCTTATGGACGATTTTAAAAAAGTACCAGCGGTTCTTAAAAAAATCAAAGAGCAGGAGACTAAAGGGAATATCAAACCAGA
- a CDS encoding DUF2341 domain-containing protein, with amino-acid sequence MLRGKKGKRNSFLLILVIISIVTFAVVNTFLMRQDQKKANASSWYDYAWRYRKVVTIDHTLVASNQSSFPVLIKLASDSDIVAHAQTDGDDLLFTSSDGSTKIPYELENYNSSTGATVAWVKSNISSTSDTILYLYYGNDSCSPQADPTNVWDTNYKMVQHYNEASGTLYDSTANNNDGTASASGITYGATGEINKALGFDGLTGQVSVGDSDSLDITSNLTLQGWVKRDSGSEINSVVSKSNYSLKVGHDDKPYFQITTGAETAVNLGNPATGTWWTPAQIVFNGKLFIFGDNGTIYRLDDGPTWTGVGTITNMTWNGAASFVVFGGKLYIGTGTGSNGTGTIFEWDGNTTWTAVGSSLNRGVNSMVVYNGKIYAGTYGAACVVYRYDGGTTWTSVGCPGAMAGVNSLVIFNGQLYAGGTGVYRYDGGTTWTSIGSPGNVGKLLVFNDTIYASVATTTAYRFDGGTTWTALSGTATTYNVYALVSYNGKLYAGTRGGNYLGTLERYDDGVGWTKAATYGAGVVSAGVYDGKIFTTPDHTNHAIWQTGEGAAVYSSDALAASTWTQVAGTYDGSTLTILENGVSKGTKSKAMAIAANTGSLLIGKSSGSLAYEKNFQGSLEDIRVSSTARSADWLLTEYNNQSAPDTFLSLSAEEQGDVTPPENPTTFHAYDTAAKGTELTTNNWYNFGAPYFEWSGAADNESGIKGYWVYFGTDPSAIPSTAGDYQAHVGAIGATQNYTVSDELVTGSTYYLIIQTQNDAGPPNDLVAPEVYLVYKYETVTPQPPEYINASPTGCSTASTFTFTWPDASDSGGSSLAGYEYKRWTNGPVAFITDTTMTVSPMQEGDNVFYVRSKDHAGNLSSWQTAIFCSTGIAHIIDGPYVTAGPSSMAVTWTSSKNTTSLVQVYDGNVYVSEQGNQTYGLSHNVTVVGLKPEKTYRYKLVWLDQSANAGESEWFETTTATTPRIINPKAETISPTRALLSFQTNYLSSISIRYGAGVYGDPVPLPGQATAFTYELSNLEPGTNYQIAIDAVTSLGADFSGGATFATPPAPKITNLRFQPVTDKPYATMSVTWTTNVETTSSIHFGPIGGSFKEISSSEKVKEHSLEIGNLSDNTQYQVYATGIDQYGNTATSDTNTFKTALDSRPPVVTDLTIESKTASGSDGNKAQIVVSWRTDEPGTSQVEYGEGVSSDSYGSKTQEDLSYSNAHVVVISNLDPSKTYHLRAVSKDAAGNIGLSEDNAVITQRAQQSALNLIIQAFQKAFSWVRIFGQ; translated from the coding sequence ATGTTGAGGGGAAAGAAGGGAAAAAGGAATAGCTTCTTGCTGATTTTGGTGATAATATCCATTGTCACTTTTGCTGTTGTGAATACTTTTCTTATGCGGCAGGACCAGAAAAAAGCAAACGCATCGTCTTGGTATGATTATGCTTGGCGTTATCGGAAAGTTGTTACGATAGACCACACGTTAGTTGCTTCCAATCAGTCCAGCTTTCCGGTCCTTATTAAACTTGCGTCAGACTCCGATATTGTCGCCCATGCTCAAACTGATGGCGACGATTTATTGTTCACGTCCTCCGACGGATCGACCAAAATTCCGTATGAGCTTGAGAACTACAATTCTTCAACGGGAGCAACAGTTGCGTGGGTTAAATCCAATATTTCTTCAACTTCCGATACCATATTGTATTTGTACTATGGCAATGATTCTTGCTCTCCGCAAGCTGATCCAACCAATGTTTGGGATACAAATTATAAAATGGTTCAGCATTATAATGAAGCATCAGGCACGCTTTATGATTCAACTGCGAATAATAACGATGGCACTGCCTCTGCGAGCGGAATTACATACGGTGCAACGGGTGAAATCAATAAAGCACTCGGGTTTGATGGATTAACTGGGCAGGTTTCTGTCGGGGATTCCGATAGTCTTGATATTACATCAAACCTAACTCTTCAGGGTTGGGTCAAACGCGATTCTGGTTCAGAGATAAATAGTGTGGTGTCGAAAAGCAATTACTCTCTGAAAGTTGGTCATGATGACAAGCCATATTTTCAGATTACAACCGGTGCTGAGACGGCGGTAAATCTCGGAAATCCTGCAACCGGGACTTGGTGGACGCCGGCTCAAATTGTCTTTAACGGAAAATTATTTATTTTTGGCGATAATGGTACTATATATCGGCTCGATGATGGCCCAACCTGGACAGGCGTAGGTACTATAACCAATATGACATGGAATGGCGCCGCCAGCTTCGTAGTGTTTGGTGGAAAACTTTACATCGGTACGGGTACGGGGAGTAATGGTACAGGCACAATCTTTGAATGGGATGGAAATACCACGTGGACTGCAGTTGGCTCTTCGCTGAACCGCGGGGTAAATTCGATGGTTGTATACAATGGAAAAATTTATGCAGGGACGTATGGTGCGGCCTGCGTGGTTTATCGCTACGACGGAGGCACGACATGGACCAGCGTGGGGTGCCCGGGCGCAATGGCCGGTGTGAATAGCTTGGTCATTTTCAATGGCCAATTATATGCTGGCGGTACTGGAGTTTATCGCTACGACGGAGGCACGACATGGACCAGTATCGGATCCCCGGGTAATGTGGGCAAATTGTTGGTATTTAACGATACAATATATGCTTCTGTAGCTACCACTACTGCCTATCGTTTTGATGGTGGCACAACTTGGACTGCCTTGTCTGGCACTGCCACCACATACAATGTCTATGCGTTAGTTTCATACAATGGAAAGCTTTATGCGGGCACAAGAGGAGGCAATTATCTGGGGACTCTTGAAAGATATGATGACGGTGTTGGGTGGACAAAGGCAGCCACATATGGCGCCGGTGTAGTGAGTGCCGGGGTGTATGATGGAAAAATATTTACTACTCCGGATCATACTAACCATGCAATTTGGCAGACAGGGGAAGGTGCGGCAGTATATTCATCCGATGCATTAGCTGCGAGTACATGGACACAAGTAGCAGGAACATACGATGGCAGTACCCTGACAATTTTAGAAAACGGCGTTTCAAAAGGGACTAAGTCAAAAGCCATGGCAATAGCTGCCAATACCGGTAGTTTATTGATAGGAAAATCAAGCGGCTCTTTGGCTTACGAGAAAAATTTTCAAGGCAGTTTGGAGGATATCAGAGTATCAAGTACTGCCCGCAGCGCCGATTGGCTTTTGACCGAATACAACAACCAGAGTGCTCCAGATACTTTTTTATCGTTATCCGCTGAAGAGCAAGGCGATGTAACCCCACCAGAAAATCCGACTACTTTTCATGCATATGACACTGCAGCAAAAGGGACCGAACTTACCACCAATAATTGGTATAATTTCGGGGCTCCGTACTTTGAATGGTCGGGAGCAGCAGACAATGAATCTGGCATAAAAGGGTATTGGGTATATTTTGGAACGGATCCGTCTGCTATTCCTTCTACTGCGGGTGATTATCAAGCACATGTAGGAGCGATTGGGGCAACTCAGAATTATACCGTATCAGATGAGCTTGTGACGGGCAGCACATATTATCTAATCATCCAGACACAAAATGATGCCGGTCCGCCTAATGATTTGGTTGCCCCAGAGGTATATCTTGTCTACAAATATGAAACTGTTACGCCTCAACCACCAGAATATATCAATGCTTCTCCAACGGGATGTTCAACGGCATCAACATTTACATTCACCTGGCCGGATGCCTCGGATTCTGGCGGATCCAGCCTGGCGGGATATGAATATAAACGTTGGACAAATGGGCCAGTGGCATTTATTACAGACACCACAATGACGGTGTCCCCGATGCAGGAAGGTGACAACGTTTTCTATGTAAGGTCAAAAGATCATGCTGGTAATTTATCCTCTTGGCAAACGGCAATTTTCTGTTCCACCGGCATTGCCCACATCATAGATGGGCCCTATGTCACTGCAGGGCCGTCATCGATGGCGGTTACTTGGACATCAAGCAAAAATACAACCTCGCTTGTTCAAGTATATGATGGCAATGTCTATGTGTCAGAACAGGGTAATCAAACTTATGGCTTATCGCATAATGTAACGGTAGTCGGCTTGAAACCGGAAAAAACGTACCGCTACAAGCTTGTGTGGCTTGATCAGTCGGCGAACGCTGGAGAATCCGAATGGTTTGAAACAACTACGGCAACTACTCCGCGAATAATTAATCCCAAAGCAGAAACAATTTCCCCGACGCGGGCGTTACTTTCATTTCAAACAAATTATTTATCCAGTATTTCGATTCGGTATGGGGCAGGGGTTTACGGGGATCCTGTGCCTTTGCCTGGCCAAGCAACAGCCTTCACATATGAGCTTAGTAACTTAGAGCCAGGAACAAATTATCAGATTGCGATTGACGCGGTCACTTCGTTAGGCGCGGATTTTTCTGGTGGTGCAACATTCGCTACACCGCCGGCGCCAAAAATAACCAATTTGCGCTTTCAACCGGTCACGGATAAGCCATACGCCACTATGAGCGTCACGTGGACCACAAATGTGGAAACCACTTCCTCGATCCATTTCGGGCCCATCGGTGGCAGTTTCAAAGAAATTTCTTCATCGGAGAAAGTAAAGGAGCATTCTTTGGAGATTGGTAATTTAAGCGACAACACGCAGTATCAGGTCTACGCAACCGGCATTGATCAGTATGGAAATACTGCCACTTCTGATACAAATACTTTTAAGACCGCCCTGGATTCCAGGCCGCCAGTAGTTACTGATTTAACTATTGAGTCGAAAACCGCATCGGGCAGTGATGGAAATAAAGCACAGATTGTGGTTTCCTGGAGAACAGATGAGCCGGGAACATCACAAGTTGAATATGGCGAAGGAGTATCGTCTGATTCATATGGATCGAAAACTCAAGAAGATCTCTCGTATTCGAATGCCCATGTAGTGGTTATTTCCAATCTAGATCCCTCAAAAACTTATCATTTGCGTGCAGTGTCTAAAGATGCTGCCGGCAATATTGGTTTGAGTGAAGATAACGCCGTAATCACACAACGGGCCCAGCAATCGGCGCTTAATCTGATTATTCAGGCCTTTCAAAAAGCATTTAGCTGGGTCAGAATATTTGGGCAATAA
- the rpsT gene encoding 30S ribosomal protein S20, which produces MPIKKSAKKTLRIEHTRTAQNDLTRAKIKGALKGAKIAITKGEKDADKKISAAYRELDIASKKNVIHKNKAARLKSRLAKKVSKSA; this is translated from the coding sequence ATGCCAATCAAAAAATCAGCAAAAAAGACACTACGCATAGAGCACACAAGAACTGCACAAAACGACCTTACTAGGGCTAAGATTAAGGGTGCACTCAAAGGCGCAAAGATTGCTATAACCAAAGGCGAGAAAGATGCCGATAAAAAAATTTCCGCCGCATACAGAGAGCTCGACATCGCTTCAAAAAAGAACGTCATCCATAAAAATAAAGCCGCCCGTCTTAAATCAAGGTTGGCAAAAAAAGTTTCTAAATCTGCATAG